The following proteins come from a genomic window of Corallococcus sp. NCRR:
- a CDS encoding YchJ family protein, producing the protein MPPVPLCPCSSGQRYKQCCAPFHKGEAEAPDAERLMRSRYSAFAQRDAAYLWKTLHPDHPMRARPEADVVRELRAFAQAHQYPGLAVLGHQPPDATGLSRVLFFAKVFEKGKDQSFVERSDFRHDGTGWRYLDGVLKLPRELKVPPESLTLETFPAD; encoded by the coding sequence ATGCCCCCCGTCCCCCTGTGCCCCTGCTCCTCCGGCCAGCGCTACAAGCAGTGCTGCGCCCCCTTCCACAAAGGCGAGGCGGAAGCCCCGGACGCCGAGCGCCTCATGCGCAGCCGCTACAGCGCCTTCGCCCAGCGCGACGCCGCGTACCTGTGGAAGACGCTCCACCCCGACCACCCGATGCGGGCCCGTCCGGAAGCGGACGTCGTGCGCGAGCTGCGCGCCTTCGCCCAGGCCCACCAGTACCCGGGGCTGGCGGTGTTGGGCCACCAGCCTCCGGACGCGACGGGGCTCTCCCGCGTCCTCTTCTTCGCCAAGGTGTTCGAGAAGGGGAAGGACCAGTCCTTCGTGGAGCGCTCGGACTTCCGCCACGACGGCACCGGCTGGCGCTACCTGGACGGCGTCCTCAAGCTGCCGCGCGAGCTGAAGGTCCCGCCGGAGTCCCTCACGCTCGAGACCTTCCCCGCGGACTGA
- a CDS encoding type II secretion system protein GspG — protein sequence MGQFGQAKQQRVGLDFGSLGQGLQLYAMKKGRLPDTPSGLRVLVEENILPELPRDPWGNDYVYTLDRGVPAIVSLGADGAPGGDGDDRDLSSLDRDARSGG from the coding sequence ATGGGCCAGTTCGGCCAGGCGAAGCAGCAGCGCGTGGGGCTGGACTTCGGTTCGCTGGGGCAGGGGCTCCAGCTGTACGCGATGAAGAAGGGCCGGCTGCCGGACACCCCCTCCGGGCTGCGCGTGCTGGTGGAGGAGAACATCCTCCCGGAGCTGCCGCGCGACCCGTGGGGCAATGACTATGTGTACACGCTGGACCGGGGCGTGCCGGCCATCGTGTCACTGGGCGCGGATGGCGCACCGGGCGGCGACGGTGATGACCGGGACCTCTCGTCGCTCGACAGGGACGCGCGGTCCGGAGGGTGA